A genomic region of Pradoshia eiseniae contains the following coding sequences:
- the flhB gene encoding flagellar biosynthesis protein FlhB, translated as MEFLMLDLQFFSGEKTEKATPKKRQDSRKKGQVAKSQDVNTAIVLFGVFLFLYIAGGFLKDRVIDLFVYPIHAITSSELTIDGLSILFIGLLIKMISVLGPIMLTALLAGILANFIQVGPMFSTETIHFKLEKINPIKGFKRIFSMRAIVEMLKSILKVLFIGLITFYSIWLRMDEIMLLSYKQIGASLVTIADITVQTGLFASGALLLLAALDYMYQRFDFEKSIKMSKQEIKQEYKTMEGDPLIKSRIKQKQKEMAMSRMMQEIPKADVVITNPTHFAVALKYDEDKMDAPYVVAKGVDFVAQKIKLIAKENEVPMMENRPLARALYSQTEVGQAIPEEFFKGVAEILAYVYKMKGKTS; from the coding sequence ATGGAATTCCTGATGCTCGATTTGCAATTTTTTTCAGGAGAGAAAACAGAAAAAGCAACCCCTAAGAAACGGCAGGATTCCCGAAAGAAAGGGCAGGTTGCCAAAAGCCAGGACGTAAACACAGCGATTGTCTTATTTGGGGTGTTTCTCTTCCTCTATATAGCAGGTGGGTTTTTGAAAGACCGGGTCATCGACCTATTTGTCTATCCGATTCATGCAATAACTTCGTCTGAATTGACGATTGATGGTCTGTCTATTCTCTTTATCGGCTTGCTAATCAAAATGATTAGTGTTTTAGGCCCTATTATGTTAACGGCTCTCCTGGCTGGTATTCTCGCCAATTTCATTCAAGTGGGACCGATGTTTTCAACGGAGACCATTCACTTTAAGCTTGAAAAAATTAATCCAATTAAAGGATTTAAACGGATCTTTTCGATGAGAGCGATTGTTGAAATGTTAAAGTCCATCCTAAAGGTGCTGTTCATTGGTCTTATCACATTTTATTCCATCTGGCTCAGGATGGATGAAATCATGCTTCTTTCCTATAAACAAATAGGGGCTAGTCTAGTAACGATTGCGGATATAACGGTCCAGACCGGCTTGTTTGCTTCGGGAGCTTTATTATTATTGGCAGCTCTAGATTATATGTATCAGCGGTTTGATTTTGAAAAGAGCATCAAGATGTCCAAGCAGGAAATCAAACAGGAATACAAAACGATGGAAGGGGACCCCCTCATAAAGTCTCGAATCAAGCAAAAACAAAAAGAAATGGCTATGTCGAGGATGATGCAAGAAATACCGAAAGCGGATGTGGTAATAACCAACCCGACACACTTTGCGGTAGCCCTGAAATATGACGAAGACAAAATGGACGCCCCGTATGTTGTGGCTAAGGGAGTTGATTTTGTCGCTCAAAAGATCAAGCTCATCGCAAAAGAAAATGAAGTGCCTATGATGGAAAACAGGCCTTTGGCGAGAGCCCTTTACAGTCAAACAGAAGTTGGTCAGGCTATTCCGGAGGAGTTTTTTAAAGGGGTGGCAGAAATTCTGGCTTATGTATATAAAATGAAAGGCAAAACGTCATGA
- the fliY gene encoding flagellar motor switch phosphatase FliY, producing MNHENLSEAEIDVLLKRGGDVVEESPMLDHYFSLLDRDTIGEIGNISFGSSATALSTLLNETVEITTPHVSLILSESLADEFPQPYVAVEVIYTEGLKGSNLLFIEPSDAKVIARLMLREDGTSSLEEPLSEIQISALQEAMNQMMGSSATAMSTVFKKRIDISPPSIGIMDLPKGAGREILPQGDMLVKVSFRLTIGHVLDSNIMQVLPLNFARGMVDELMEHSWEQTENIHGAVGDLGRKNRNGGDDSMSEQQTPTGNLHSAYNQAMTETAAAAGYYSGINSMINIDDRVQHSPDVQVQPVEFSSFTPERPLAGQEVNNLDMLLDIPLQVTVELGRTIRSVKEILSLSSGSIIELDKLAGEPVDILVNKRLIAKGEVVVIDENFGVRVTDIISQSDRLKKLK from the coding sequence ATGAATCATGAGAATCTATCAGAAGCTGAAATCGATGTCTTATTAAAAAGAGGTGGAGATGTAGTAGAGGAATCTCCCATGTTAGATCATTATTTTTCCCTGCTCGACCGCGACACAATCGGGGAAATTGGAAACATCTCCTTTGGCAGCTCAGCCACTGCTTTATCGACTTTATTAAATGAAACGGTTGAGATAACGACCCCGCATGTCTCGTTAATTCTAAGTGAATCCCTGGCCGATGAGTTTCCGCAGCCTTATGTCGCTGTGGAAGTAATCTATACGGAAGGGTTAAAAGGCTCAAATCTCTTATTCATCGAACCATCAGATGCAAAGGTTATAGCGAGGCTAATGCTTCGCGAGGATGGAACTTCATCCCTGGAAGAGCCGCTTTCTGAGATTCAGATAAGTGCGCTTCAGGAAGCAATGAATCAAATGATGGGCTCAAGCGCTACTGCTATGTCTACCGTATTCAAAAAGCGAATTGATATTTCTCCTCCTTCAATTGGAATCATGGATTTGCCAAAGGGAGCGGGAAGGGAGATTCTTCCGCAAGGAGATATGCTAGTCAAAGTGTCCTTTAGACTAACCATTGGTCATGTGCTCGATTCTAATATTATGCAGGTATTGCCCCTTAACTTCGCCAGAGGCATGGTGGATGAATTGATGGAGCATTCGTGGGAACAAACAGAAAACATACATGGTGCGGTAGGTGACCTTGGAAGAAAGAATAGGAACGGAGGCGATGATAGTATGAGTGAGCAGCAAACACCTACAGGCAATCTTCATTCTGCTTATAATCAAGCAATGACAGAGACCGCGGCCGCGGCCGGTTATTATAGCGGTATTAACTCCATGATCAATATAGATGATAGAGTTCAGCATTCACCAGATGTCCAGGTGCAGCCTGTGGAATTTTCGTCCTTCACACCTGAGCGACCATTAGCGGGGCAGGAAGTGAACAATTTAGATATGCTTCTTGATATTCCGCTTCAAGTTACAGTTGAGCTTGGAAGAACAATTCGGTCAGTTAAAGAGATTCTATCCCTTTCTTCCGGTTCAATCATCGAGCTTGATAAGCTGGCAGGGGAGCCGGTTGATATCCTCGTTAACAAGCGTCTGATTGCCAAGGGAGAAGTGGTTGTCATTGATGAGAATTTCGGTGTTCGTGTCACGGATATCATCAGTCAGAGTGATCGGCTAAAAAAATTGAAATAA
- a CDS encoding flagellar biosynthetic protein FliO produces MLQHMRGCQKAASLIILSLLLLLLAGAPAAAETDAGNKSVDEYYQNKESSELERTDEAEQDGLKQEGAPRDMVGITALDVFKMIFALLFVVILLFVLLKLVNKKSRGYSTGKMIQNLGGASLGGNRSLQVVRVGEKILVLGVGENVQLLDLVEEEKEFNRLIDEYNDKMGLEPSHPLIVSKLAGSGKEKRKDGPLSFASQLLAQLDEMASERKALKEKLRKRGSARDE; encoded by the coding sequence GTGCTTCAACACATGAGAGGCTGCCAAAAGGCGGCTAGCCTGATTATTTTATCTTTATTGCTGCTTTTGTTGGCGGGTGCCCCTGCGGCAGCTGAAACAGATGCAGGAAACAAAAGTGTAGATGAATATTATCAAAACAAGGAATCAAGTGAGCTTGAACGGACAGATGAAGCTGAACAAGATGGGCTTAAACAGGAGGGAGCCCCCCGTGATATGGTTGGCATCACAGCTTTAGATGTCTTCAAAATGATTTTTGCTCTCCTCTTTGTCGTTATCCTTTTATTTGTTTTATTGAAATTGGTAAATAAGAAGAGCAGAGGCTATTCAACAGGAAAAATGATTCAAAATCTGGGCGGAGCATCTCTTGGCGGGAATCGATCCTTACAGGTAGTGCGAGTGGGAGAGAAAATACTTGTACTCGGGGTAGGCGAGAATGTCCAGCTTCTGGATTTGGTTGAAGAGGAGAAAGAGTTTAACAGATTGATAGATGAATACAACGACAAGATGGGACTAGAACCATCTCACCCCTTGATTGTCTCGAAGTTGGCGGGTAGCGGGAAGGAAAAGCGTAAAGATGGGCCTCTCTCCTTCGCAAGTCAGCTTTTAGCCCAATTGGATGAAATGGCCTCTGAGCGGAAAGCGCTGAAAGAGAAGCTCCGTAAGAGGGGAAGTGCACGGGATGAATGA
- the fliR gene encoding flagellar biosynthetic protein FliR: MEEIVPKFSVFLLIFVRVAAFFVTMPIFSYRTIPTMHRIGISAILAWIMYYTVQSPGYEIDMSYFLLILKECIVGLAIGFFAYMLLSAVQMAGGLIDFQMGYSMASVIDPQTGVQTPLTGQYLYTFALLFLLSTNGHHLLLDGIYYSYQFIPLSSTLLAFGDEGLLTFIIESFSMAFMIAFQMAIPIVGSLFLVDIALGIVARTVPQMNIFVIGFPVKILVGLILLIVMMSGILSLVNLLLDTTLDGLRTLMQLLGGS; the protein is encoded by the coding sequence ATGGAAGAAATTGTACCTAAATTTAGTGTTTTTCTGCTCATCTTTGTAAGGGTTGCGGCTTTTTTCGTCACAATGCCGATATTCTCTTACCGCACAATTCCTACTATGCACAGAATCGGAATCAGTGCCATCTTGGCATGGATTATGTATTATACGGTCCAATCACCAGGCTATGAGATTGATATGTCCTATTTCCTGCTGATATTGAAAGAATGCATCGTTGGTTTGGCAATCGGTTTTTTTGCGTATATGCTCCTGTCAGCTGTACAGATGGCAGGGGGATTGATCGATTTTCAGATGGGCTATTCTATGGCAAGTGTCATAGATCCTCAGACAGGTGTGCAGACGCCGCTAACCGGTCAATACCTATATACGTTTGCCCTCTTATTCTTACTTTCAACGAATGGCCACCATTTATTGCTTGATGGGATTTATTACAGCTATCAATTCATTCCTCTTTCAAGCACGTTACTGGCATTTGGAGATGAGGGATTGCTTACCTTTATCATCGAGTCGTTTTCGATGGCCTTCATGATTGCTTTTCAGATGGCAATTCCAATTGTCGGCAGTCTCTTCTTGGTGGATATCGCACTAGGTATTGTGGCTAGAACAGTGCCGCAGATGAATATTTTTGTGATAGGTTTTCCAGTGAAAATTCTTGTTGGCCTTATTTTGTTAATTGTCATGATGAGCGGAATCCTCTCTTTGGTTAATCTCCTTCTTGATACGACGCTGGATGGATTGCGTACACTCATGCAACTGCTTGGAGGAAGTTAA
- the fliP gene encoding flagellar type III secretion system pore protein FliP (The bacterial flagellar biogenesis protein FliP forms a type III secretion system (T3SS)-type pore required for flagellar assembly.): MNEVINLFSTADTGTVSASVKLLLLLTVLSLAPSILILMTCFTRIVIVLGFVRTALSTQQMPPTQVLIGLSLFITFFVMAPVFSEVNEEALQPLFKDEIKLEEAYSLAAEPMKEFMAKHTRQADLQLFLDYTKAAAPASVEEIPLTTLVPAFAISELKTAFQIGFMIFIPFLVIDMIVASVLMSMGMMMLPPTMISLPFKILLFVMVDGWHLVIKSLLQSL; this comes from the coding sequence ATGAATGAAGTCATAAATTTATTCAGCACGGCGGATACGGGGACTGTATCTGCTTCGGTAAAGCTGTTATTGCTTTTGACAGTCCTCTCTCTTGCACCGAGCATTCTTATCTTAATGACTTGTTTTACTCGTATTGTAATCGTGCTGGGGTTTGTCAGAACAGCATTATCCACACAGCAAATGCCGCCAACACAGGTGTTGATCGGTTTATCCTTATTCATTACATTCTTCGTGATGGCGCCTGTTTTTTCTGAGGTTAATGAAGAAGCGCTTCAGCCGCTTTTTAAGGATGAGATCAAGCTTGAGGAGGCATATTCACTTGCGGCTGAACCGATGAAGGAATTTATGGCAAAGCATACGAGACAAGCAGATTTGCAATTGTTTTTGGATTATACAAAAGCGGCAGCGCCAGCCTCGGTCGAGGAAATCCCCCTTACGACGCTTGTCCCGGCATTTGCCATCAGTGAGCTGAAGACAGCCTTTCAAATTGGATTCATGATTTTTATTCCTTTTTTGGTCATCGATATGATTGTCGCGAGTGTATTGATGTCTATGGGGATGATGATGCTTCCGCCGACGATGATCTCTCTGCCATTTAAGATTTTATTATTTGTGATGGTTGATGGGTGGCATTTAGTGATCAAGTCTTTATTACAGAGTTTATAG
- the fliM gene encoding flagellar motor switch protein FliM — protein MSGEVLSQTEIDALLSAITKGEMDADELKREESVKRIKVYDFKRALRFSKDQIRSLTRIHENFARLLTTYFSAQLRTYVQINVTSTDQLPYEEFIRSIPKMTILNVFEVPPLDGRILMEVNPKIAYSMLDRVLGGRGDSVNKIESLTEIETKIMSNLFERAFENLREAWSNITDIEPVLSEFEVNPQFLQMVPPNETVVVVSFSIMIGEIGGMINICIPHVVLEPIIPKLSVHYWMQTSKKEREPVELQMLENRVHKANLPIIAELGPTEISVSDFLNLHIGDVIELKHPTDKPLILSVGEVPKFLGQAGKVNKRMAVQILENYRGGGVEDES, from the coding sequence TTGTCTGGTGAAGTATTATCCCAAACTGAAATAGATGCACTTTTATCAGCCATCACGAAAGGAGAGATGGACGCCGATGAGCTGAAAAGAGAAGAAAGCGTGAAGAGGATAAAAGTTTATGATTTTAAGAGGGCTCTCCGATTCTCTAAGGATCAAATACGCAGTCTTACGCGTATACATGAGAATTTCGCAAGATTGCTTACTACATATTTCTCAGCACAATTACGTACATACGTACAAATTAATGTCACTTCCACAGATCAGCTTCCTTATGAAGAATTCATCAGATCCATACCGAAAATGACTATACTGAATGTCTTTGAGGTGCCGCCGCTCGATGGGCGGATTTTAATGGAGGTGAATCCTAAGATTGCATACTCAATGCTTGACCGAGTACTTGGCGGAAGAGGGGACAGTGTCAATAAGATTGAAAGCTTGACAGAAATCGAGACGAAAATCATGTCCAATTTATTCGAGCGTGCGTTTGAGAACCTTCGTGAGGCTTGGAGCAATATCACAGATATCGAACCAGTATTATCGGAATTCGAGGTGAATCCCCAATTCCTGCAAATGGTCCCTCCAAATGAAACGGTTGTCGTTGTCTCTTTTAGCATCATGATCGGGGAAATCGGCGGAATGATTAATATTTGCATCCCGCATGTCGTGCTAGAACCCATAATCCCTAAATTATCTGTCCATTATTGGATGCAGACAAGCAAGAAAGAACGTGAGCCTGTAGAGCTCCAGATGCTTGAGAATCGCGTTCATAAAGCTAATCTTCCTATCATTGCCGAGCTCGGACCGACGGAGATATCTGTTTCTGATTTTTTGAATTTACATATTGGGGATGTCATTGAATTGAAGCATCCCACCGACAAGCCGCTGATCTTATCAGTTGGCGAAGTTCCTAAGTTTTTGGGCCAAGCAGGGAAGGTCAATAAACGAATGGCCGTTCAAATATTAGAGAATTACAGAGGAGGAGGCGTGGAAGATGAATCATGA
- a CDS encoding response regulator, translating into MAHKILIVDDAAFMRMMIKDILMKNGYDVAGEGADGIQAVELYKELEPDLVTMDITMPEKDGITALKEIRSINPEAKIIMCSAMGQQALVIDAIQAGAKDFIVKPFAADRVLEAISKALD; encoded by the coding sequence ATGGCCCATAAGATATTGATCGTAGATGATGCTGCATTTATGAGGATGATGATTAAAGATATTTTAATGAAAAATGGATATGATGTGGCGGGTGAAGGGGCGGACGGCATACAAGCAGTCGAGTTGTATAAAGAGCTTGAACCGGATTTGGTCACGATGGACATAACGATGCCGGAAAAGGACGGTATTACTGCCCTAAAGGAAATCCGATCAATCAATCCAGAAGCCAAAATCATTATGTGCTCTGCCATGGGGCAGCAAGCATTAGTCATTGACGCCATTCAAGCAGGAGCGAAGGATTTTATCGTAAAGCCTTTTGCTGCTGACCGTGTGCTAGAAGCCATCAGCAAGGCGCTCGATTAA
- the flhA gene encoding flagellar biosynthesis protein FlhA: protein MRARDLTVLVAVIMIVAMLIIPLPTWLLSFLIMVNIALALLVLLTSMNTTEPLQFSIFPSLLLLLTLFRLGLNISTTRAILTHGDAGGVVEVFGSFVVGGQVAVGLVVFLILIIIQFIVITKGSERVAEVAARFTLDAMPGKQMSIDADLNAGMISEQEARMRRDKISREADFFGSMDGASKFVKGDAIASIIIVMINLIFGMVIGVMQMDMGFGEAAAHFSLLSVGDGIVSQVPALLISTATGIIVTRAASDGNLASDITGQLFAYPKMLYIAAGTILLLGIFTPINVFLTLLIAGLLALGAYKANQVQKTRSGADILPDEEIDNDEMKSPESVISLLSIDPIEFEFGYGLIPLADTNQGGDLLDRVVMIRRQLAIELGLVIPVVRIRDNIQLKPNEYRLKIKGTEMARGELLLDHYLAMAPGMDDESVEGIETIEPSFGLPAKWITEDMKEYAEMLGYTVVDPPSVVSTHITEVIKANASELIGRQETKHLIEHLRESAPILVEEVTPNPLTVGDIQKVLAKLLKEKVSIRNLPIIFETLADFGRISHDPEVLTEYVRQALARQITSQYVIGESLKVITLSGRTEKAIADSVQQTEHGSYLTIDPDSSQKIVQSIGTKLEENALLDQLPVLLCSPAVRMYVRQLTDRYFPQLPVLSYNELEANVEVQAIGVVNME, encoded by the coding sequence ATGCGAGCTAGGGATTTAACGGTACTGGTGGCCGTCATTATGATTGTGGCGATGTTAATCATCCCGCTTCCAACATGGCTTTTAAGCTTTTTGATTATGGTCAATATAGCCCTGGCCTTATTGGTTTTATTGACGTCGATGAACACGACGGAACCTTTGCAATTCTCGATTTTTCCGTCATTGCTGCTGTTGCTGACCTTATTCAGGCTTGGCTTAAATATATCTACGACGCGAGCAATCCTTACCCATGGGGATGCAGGCGGAGTAGTTGAGGTGTTCGGGAGCTTTGTTGTCGGCGGACAAGTCGCTGTCGGGCTTGTCGTCTTTCTAATATTAATTATCATTCAATTTATTGTTATTACAAAGGGGTCTGAGCGTGTGGCAGAAGTGGCTGCCCGTTTCACGCTAGATGCCATGCCAGGGAAGCAGATGAGCATTGATGCGGATTTGAATGCCGGCATGATATCTGAACAGGAGGCCAGAATGCGCAGGGATAAAATATCCCGTGAAGCGGATTTCTTCGGCTCCATGGACGGGGCGAGCAAGTTTGTAAAGGGAGATGCAATCGCCAGTATTATCATCGTCATGATTAATCTCATCTTTGGAATGGTGATTGGAGTCATGCAAATGGATATGGGCTTTGGTGAAGCTGCCGCCCACTTCTCGTTATTATCCGTGGGAGATGGCATTGTCAGCCAGGTGCCAGCGTTGTTGATTTCAACGGCGACCGGAATTATTGTGACTAGGGCTGCCTCTGATGGGAACTTGGCTTCAGACATTACCGGCCAATTATTTGCTTATCCTAAAATGCTCTATATTGCCGCAGGCACGATTTTGCTTTTGGGAATCTTCACCCCGATCAATGTGTTTTTGACGCTCTTGATTGCCGGGCTGCTGGCACTTGGTGCTTATAAGGCCAATCAGGTCCAAAAAACAAGGTCAGGGGCAGATATCCTGCCAGATGAAGAGATTGACAATGATGAAATGAAAAGTCCTGAAAGTGTTATAAGCCTGCTTAGCATTGACCCGATTGAATTTGAATTCGGCTATGGTCTTATTCCGCTGGCAGATACGAATCAAGGCGGCGATCTCCTCGACCGGGTCGTGATGATCAGGCGGCAGCTGGCCATTGAACTGGGACTTGTGATTCCTGTCGTGCGAATTCGCGATAATATTCAGCTGAAACCGAACGAATATCGCTTGAAGATTAAAGGAACTGAAATGGCGCGGGGTGAGCTCCTCCTAGACCATTATCTGGCGATGGCGCCAGGAATGGATGATGAATCCGTAGAAGGGATTGAAACGATTGAGCCTTCCTTTGGTCTCCCTGCGAAGTGGATAACCGAGGACATGAAGGAGTATGCCGAAATGCTTGGCTACACGGTTGTTGATCCGCCTTCAGTCGTGTCGACCCATATTACGGAGGTTATTAAGGCGAATGCGTCCGAGCTCATTGGCCGTCAGGAAACGAAGCATTTAATAGAGCATCTAAGAGAATCAGCGCCAATTCTTGTTGAGGAAGTGACCCCTAATCCATTAACTGTCGGTGACATCCAGAAGGTTCTGGCTAAACTGCTGAAGGAAAAGGTGTCCATTCGTAATTTACCAATTATATTCGAGACGCTGGCTGATTTCGGGAGGATAAGCCATGACCCAGAAGTGCTGACAGAATATGTGCGGCAAGCATTAGCACGTCAAATTACGAGTCAATATGTGATAGGGGAAAGCTTAAAGGTCATTACGTTATCAGGCAGGACAGAAAAAGCGATTGCTGATAGTGTACAGCAAACGGAGCATGGGAGTTACCTCACCATCGATCCAGACTCATCACAAAAAATCGTGCAGTCCATTGGAACGAAGCTGGAGGAAAATGCGCTGCTTGATCAATTGCCGGTGCTTTTATGCTCGCCTGCTGTCAGGATGTATGTGCGTCAATTGACTGACAGGTATTTCCCGCAGCTGCCGGTTCTATCCTATAACGAACTTGAAGCAAATGTTGAAGTACAGGCGATAGGGGTGGTGAATATGGAATGA
- the fliL gene encoding flagellar basal body-associated protein FliL: MKNRTSIAIILMFAAVLILMGAGGAIYSMKYMDDRAQTQPSIDEVIKLSVEVPEITTNLKDDTLIQISFMIETDDREAREELEKREFQIKDIVINELSEIEARQLKGKKAKQEMEDKLTEQINGLMQEGEVVEIYTTSSILQ, encoded by the coding sequence GCGATTATTCTAATGTTCGCTGCAGTGCTAATCTTAATGGGTGCGGGCGGCGCCATCTATTCAATGAAATACATGGATGACAGAGCGCAAACACAGCCGAGCATAGATGAAGTGATTAAACTTTCAGTGGAGGTACCTGAGATTACGACCAATTTAAAGGATGACACCCTTATTCAAATCTCCTTTATGATTGAGACGGATGACAGGGAAGCGCGTGAAGAATTGGAAAAGAGAGAGTTTCAAATTAAGGATATTGTCATTAATGAATTGTCTGAAATTGAAGCTCGCCAATTGAAAGGAAAGAAGGCGAAGCAGGAAATGGAAGATAAATTGACAGAACAGATAAATGGATTGATGCAAGAGGGAGAGGTTGTTGAAATCTATACCACATCCTCTATACTCCAGTGA
- the fliQ gene encoding flagellar biosynthesis protein FliQ codes for MTSEAIITLAERGVWTVLIISAPLLLLALVIGLIVSIFQATTQIQEQTLAFIPKIVAVFLGIVFFGPWMLGRMISFTLDIFNNLTEFVG; via the coding sequence ATGACATCAGAAGCAATAATCACACTTGCGGAAAGAGGTGTGTGGACGGTCCTCATCATAAGCGCGCCTTTATTGCTTTTGGCGCTTGTTATCGGTTTGATTGTAAGTATTTTTCAGGCAACGACACAAATCCAGGAGCAGACATTGGCCTTTATACCGAAGATTGTTGCTGTGTTTCTCGGAATCGTGTTTTTTGGTCCGTGGATGCTGGGGAGAATGATCTCTTTTACGCTTGATATCTTTAATAATTTAACGGAATTTGTGGGATAA